One part of the Dysidea avara chromosome 10, odDysAvar1.4, whole genome shotgun sequence genome encodes these proteins:
- the LOC136268604 gene encoding E3 ubiquitin-protein ligase TRIM71-like yields the protein MAAERMKKVAGHLNCAVCYEVYQKPKYLPCYHSYCEGCIEKLQKGSNIICPECRETSVVPAGGVRELPNNFFINRLLDEVDLKRKVEGEEEAKCDKCVEEGQAVVLCVDCVTFLCSFCYEVHKRMKEYQDHNICELVELQSKKKQVDVRPKAKSMLCPDHDLEMNFFCETCDQLVCHYCITIEHTGHVHNSVKVMAKKHRKELEKMIEPVEEMINKLSTSREKVVAAGEKIGAEASEVDQQIDLYYDELHQRLEQQREELKNKSRELSTKKRKAISVQLEEMDFTKAQMLSVKGLNDAVKNGSDQEALFMKKQVGDDVKKLTNCYSKLETKPVELATMVFVPVKEYKKSFPQFARLFDDVPIPNNCEVTGIPARPLVGSKIGFTIITKNHNNDRCSKGGSHIIVQAQSSRGGDVVPVEVKDNNDGSYSASFVIKQVGEVKLSITIEGDHIKGSPYTIMVYSPNYKTINKPKKIVNDDGKMGQPWGIAFGKDGVWAVADNSNHCVCIFDSQDKLIRKFGQHGTGNGQLNRPEGIAFDANNHLYVADYYNHRVQKFDINGRYLLQFGHQGSNNGQLNHPIGVIVHNDKVFVADSRNSRVSVFHLDGQFIHTIGSGQLRNPYDVTVTTTDQLLVADCNNNSISRFTLDGTFVDKFGDGQLKLPTALTTDQFGFILVTEYGNNRVSIFDQDGVFVDSFGFHGSVGGQFSSPYGIAVSPNNDVYVADRDNKRVQIF from the coding sequence ATGGCCGCAGAACGAATGAAGAAGGTAGCTGGTCACCTGAATTGTGCAGTGTGTTACGAAGTGTACCAGAAGCCCAAATATCTCCCTTGTTATCACTCCTACTGTGAAGGATGTATAGAAAAACTACAGAAAGGTTCTAACATCATTTGCCCCGAGTGTAGAGAAACGAGTGTGGTGCCTGCAGGAGGTGTGAGGGAATTACCAAACAATTTCTTCATTAATCGTCTACTAGATGAGGTGGATTTGAAACGTAAAGTGGAGGGAGAAGAGGAAGCAAAGTGTGACAAGTGTGTGGAGGAGGGTCAAGCAGTAGTGTTGTGCGTCGATTGTGTTACATTCCTTTGCAGCTTCTGTTATGAAGTTCACAAGCGTATGAAGGAGTACCAAGATCACAACATATGTGAACTGGTTGAATTGCAGTCAAAGAAGAAACAGGTTGACGTCCGACCCAAAGCAAAATCCATGTTATGTCCCGACCATGATCTGGAGATGAATTTCTTCTGTGAGACATGTGACCAGCTTGTGTGTCACTACTGTATTACCATTGAGCACACTGGACATGTGCACAATTCTGTGAAAGTGATGGCAAAGAAACACAGGAAGGAACTTGAGAAGATGATTGAACCAGTTGAGGAAATGATCAACAAGTTGTCTACATCACGTGAGAAGGTGGTAGCTGCTGGAGAGAAGATTGGAGCAGAGGCCAGTGAAGTTGATCAACAGATTGACTTGTATTATGATGAACTACACCAACGACTAGAACAACAAAGAGAAGAACTAAAGAACAAGTCACGAGAATTGTCAACTAAGAAGAGAAAGGCAATTTCAGTTCAGTTGGAAGAAATGGATTTCACTAAAGCACAAATGTTGAGTGTGAAGGGGCTGAATGATGCAGTGAAGAATGGATCAGACCAGGAAGCATTGTTCATGAAGAAACAAGTAGGTGATGATGTGAAGAAACTAACTAACTGTTATAGCAAGTTGGAGACTAAACCAGTCGAGTTAGCCACAATGGTGTTTGTTCCTGTGAAGGAATACAAAAAGTCATTTCCACAGTTTGCCCGACTGTTTGATGATGTTCCAATACCAAACAACTGTGAGGTCACAGGTATTCCTGCACGACCACTTGTTGGTAGCAAGATTGGCTTTACCATCATCACCAAGAATCATAACAATGATCGTTGTTCCAAGGGAGGTAGTCACATTATTGTACAGGCACAATCAAGCAGGGGAGGAGATGTTGTTCCAGTAGAAGTGAAGGATAACAATGATGGGAGTTACTCTGCATCTTTTGTAATTAAACAAGTTGGAGAAGTGAAGTTGTCAATTACCATTGAAGGGGATCATATTAAAGGAAGCCCCTACACTATTATGGTGTACAGTCCAAATTACAAAACTATAAACAAGCCCAAGAAGATAGTGAATGATGATGGGAAGATGGGCCAGCCATGGGGTATTGCATTTGGTAAGGATGGAGTGTGGGCAGTAGCAGATAACAGCAAtcattgtgtatgtatatttgaCAGTCAAGACAAGTTGATTAGAAAATTTGGTCAACATGGAACTGGCAATGGTCAACTGAATCGTCCAGAAGGGATAGCATTTGATGCCAATAACCACTTGTATGTGGCTGATTACTATAACCACAGGGTGCAGAAGTTTGACATCAATGGTAGGTACTTGTTGCAGTTTGGACATCAAGGATCAAATAATGGTCAACTGAACCATCCAATAGGTGTCATAGTTCACAATGATaaagtgtttgttgctgatagTCGCAATAGTCGTGTCTCAGTATTTCATCTTGATGGTCAGTTCATCCACACTATTGGATCAGGACAATTGAGGAATCCCTATGATGTAACAGTCACTACTACAGATCAATTACTTGTTGCTGATTGTAATAACAATTCCATCTCCAGGTTTACACTTGATGGTACATTTGTGGACAAGTTTGGTGATGGTCAACTAAAGTTACCAACTGCACTTACCACCGATCAGTTTGGCTTTATTCTTGTAACAGAATATGGTAACAATCGTGTATCAATTTTTGACCAAGATGGAGTGTTTGTAGACAGTTTTGGGTTCCATGGTTCTGTTGGTGGTCAATTCTCTAGTCCTTATGGAATAGCTGTTAGTCCCAACAATGATGTGTATGTTGCTGACCGTGACAACAAAAGAGTTCAGATCTTTTGA